One part of the Marichromatium purpuratum 984 genome encodes these proteins:
- the aceF gene encoding dihydrolipoyllysine-residue acetyltransferase — MATVEDILLPDIGDFTDVEIIEILVAPGDRIEAEQSILTLESDKATIEIPAPRAGVVERVEVAVGDRVSMGAPLLSIRPTDTPAQTPSAAPQPAREAAPPPAPAPETVPATREPTTSTPLTATATEDTAVLLPDIGDFSEIPVIEVLVAPGDRVEAEQSILTLESDKATMEIPAPAAGVVSELAVVVGDTLNTGDLILMLRADAPAETDAPATPEPTRPNTDNTPPAAPTTAPQPGETAPRKAPVLPRPEDVAAIARGRKAHASPAVRRFARELGVDLDVVKGSGPKGRVLKDDVRAFVKRSLTTVEPSSHSAASPATTATTPAPTIDHGRFGPVERVELGRIRRISARHLHQSWTGIPHVTQFDEADITELEAFRAAHKTDPDDASVRLTLIPFLLKAVATALTRMPLLKASLDADGEHLIHKHYTHIGVAVDTPNGLMVPVVRDVDRKGLRTLAGELADLGARAHTQRLRPDEMQGGCFTISSLGGIGGTAFTPIVNAPEVAILGVSRAATRPVWDGERFVPRLLLPLSLSYDHRVVDGADAARFTTLLGGLLGDIRELLL; from the coding sequence GTGGCCACCGTCGAAGACATCCTGCTACCCGACATCGGGGACTTCACCGACGTCGAGATCATCGAGATCCTGGTCGCCCCCGGCGACCGCATCGAGGCGGAGCAATCCATCCTCACCCTGGAGAGCGACAAGGCGACGATCGAGATCCCGGCGCCACGCGCCGGGGTGGTCGAGCGCGTCGAGGTCGCCGTCGGCGATCGGGTGAGCATGGGCGCCCCGTTGCTCAGCATCCGCCCGACCGACACCCCGGCGCAGACACCCAGTGCCGCGCCGCAGCCTGCGCGCGAGGCGGCACCACCGCCCGCGCCCGCGCCGGAAACTGTGCCAGCGACACGAGAGCCGACCACGAGCACGCCCCTCACCGCGACGGCGACCGAAGACACCGCGGTGCTGCTGCCCGACATCGGCGACTTCTCCGAGATCCCGGTGATCGAAGTGCTGGTCGCGCCCGGCGACCGCGTCGAGGCGGAGCAATCCATCCTCACCCTGGAGAGCGACAAGGCGACCATGGAGATCCCCGCCCCCGCCGCTGGGGTGGTCAGCGAGCTGGCGGTCGTCGTCGGCGATACCCTCAACACCGGCGACCTGATCCTGATGCTGCGCGCCGATGCCCCCGCCGAGACCGACGCGCCCGCGACGCCCGAGCCGACGCGGCCGAACACCGACAACACGCCACCAGCCGCGCCCACCACCGCGCCGCAGCCGGGCGAGACGGCGCCGCGCAAGGCCCCGGTGCTGCCACGCCCGGAGGACGTCGCCGCAATCGCCCGAGGGCGCAAGGCCCACGCCAGCCCGGCGGTACGGCGCTTTGCCCGCGAACTCGGCGTCGATCTCGACGTGGTCAAGGGCTCTGGCCCCAAGGGGCGTGTGCTCAAGGATGACGTACGCGCCTTCGTCAAGCGCAGCCTCACCACCGTCGAGCCGTCCAGTCACTCCGCCGCCTCGCCGGCGACGACCGCCACGACGCCAGCGCCGACGATCGACCACGGCCGATTCGGCCCCGTCGAGCGGGTCGAACTCGGACGCATCCGCAGGATCAGCGCGCGCCACCTGCACCAGAGCTGGACCGGCATCCCCCATGTCACCCAGTTCGACGAGGCCGACATCACCGAACTCGAGGCCTTCCGCGCCGCCCACAAGACCGACCCCGACGACGCCTCGGTCAGGCTCACCCTGATCCCCTTCCTGCTCAAGGCGGTGGCCACCGCGCTGACCCGGATGCCGCTGCTCAAGGCCTCGCTCGATGCCGACGGCGAGCATCTCATCCACAAGCACTACACCCATATCGGCGTGGCTGTCGACACCCCCAACGGGCTGATGGTGCCGGTGGTGCGCGACGTCGATCGCAAGGGGCTGCGCACCCTCGCCGGCGAGCTGGCCGATCTCGGCGCACGCGCCCACACCCAACGCCTGCGCCCCGACGAGATGCAGGGCGGCTGCTTCACCATCTCCAGCCTCGGCGGCATCGGCGGCACCGCCTTCACCCCCATCGTCAACGCCCCGGAGGTGGCCATCCTCGGCGTCTCCCGCGCCGCCACCCGGCCGGTGTGGGACGGCGAGCGCTTCGTCCCCCGCCTGCTGCTGCCGCTCTCGCTCTCCTACGACCACCGGGTGGTCGACGGCGCCGATGCGGCCCGCTTCACCACCCTGCTCGGCGGGCTGCTCGGCGACATCCGCGAGTTGCTGCTGTGA
- the aceE gene encoding pyruvate dehydrogenase (acetyl-transferring), homodimeric type codes for MTKQPDIDPQETQEWLDALDAVFENEGVDRAHFLLERLIDKARRSGAYQPYSANTAYLNTIPVHQEQRFPGDLAMERRIRSFVRWNAMAMVIQANRLSTELGGHIASFASSATLLDVAYNHFLRARGEQHGGDLVFLQGHSAPGIYARAYLEGRISEEQLYNFRQEVDGNGLPSYPHPWLMPEFWQFPTVSMGLGPLMAIYQARFMRYLDHRGLIDSADRRVWAFLGDGEMDEPESLGAISLAARERLDNLVFVVNCNLQRLDGPVRGNAKIIQELEAVFRGAGWNVIKVVWGRYWDPLFARDKQGLLLKRMEECVDGDYQAYKAKGGAYTREHFFGKYPELRELVANMTDEDIWRLNRGGHDPIKVYNAYLAATTANGKPTVILAKTVKGYGMGVAGEGMNITHSQKKMGEVALKAFRDRFNIPISDDQIGAAPFYKPADDSPEMAYLREREAERGGHLPARKVEAPALEIPPLARFESLLQGSGEKEMSTTMAFVRLLNLIIRDPGIGRYVVPIVPDEARTFGMEGMFRQLGIYSSQGQLYEPVDADQVMFYREDKQGQILQEGINEAGAMSSWIAAATAYANHGQSMIPFYIYYSMFGFQRIGDLAWAAGDMRARGFLIGGTAGRTTLAGEGLQHQDGHSPVLAATLPNCITYDPAYAYELAVIVQDGMRRMYQAQEDRFYYITAMNENYVQPPMPEGAETGILKGLHRVHVAEQGAHRVQLLGAGAILRETLAAAELLARDFDIAADVWSVTSFNELRRDGIDAERWNRLHPEQPPRTSYVETQLAATEGPVIAATDYIRAYAEQIRPHVPRAYVTLGTDGFGRSDTRSQLRRFFEVNRHYVVLAALKALADAGTLPAARVSEAIERYRIDPEKPNPTTV; via the coding sequence ATGACCAAGCAGCCCGATATCGACCCCCAGGAAACCCAGGAATGGCTCGACGCGCTCGATGCCGTGTTCGAGAACGAAGGGGTCGACCGCGCCCACTTCCTGCTCGAGCGGCTGATCGACAAGGCGCGCCGCTCCGGGGCCTACCAGCCCTACAGCGCCAACACCGCCTATCTCAACACCATCCCCGTCCACCAGGAGCAACGCTTCCCCGGCGACTTGGCGATGGAGCGACGCATCCGTTCCTTCGTGCGCTGGAACGCGATGGCGATGGTGATCCAGGCCAACCGGCTGTCGACCGAACTCGGTGGCCACATCGCCAGCTTCGCCTCCTCGGCCACCCTGCTCGATGTCGCCTACAACCACTTCCTGCGCGCGCGCGGCGAGCAGCACGGCGGTGACCTGGTGTTCCTGCAGGGACACTCGGCCCCGGGCATCTATGCCCGCGCCTATCTGGAGGGACGGATCAGCGAGGAACAGCTCTACAACTTCCGCCAGGAGGTCGACGGCAACGGCCTACCCTCCTACCCCCACCCCTGGCTGATGCCCGAGTTCTGGCAGTTCCCCACCGTATCGATGGGGCTGGGTCCGCTGATGGCCATCTACCAGGCGCGCTTCATGCGCTATCTCGACCATCGAGGACTGATCGACAGCGCCGATCGCAGGGTCTGGGCCTTCCTCGGCGACGGCGAGATGGACGAACCCGAGTCGCTCGGCGCGATCTCGCTGGCCGCGCGCGAGCGCCTCGACAACCTGGTGTTCGTGGTCAACTGCAACCTGCAGCGCCTCGACGGCCCGGTGCGCGGCAACGCCAAGATCATCCAGGAACTGGAGGCGGTGTTCCGTGGCGCCGGGTGGAACGTCATCAAGGTGGTCTGGGGGCGTTACTGGGACCCGTTGTTCGCCCGCGACAAGCAGGGCCTGCTGCTCAAGCGCATGGAAGAATGCGTCGACGGCGACTATCAGGCCTACAAGGCCAAGGGTGGCGCCTATACCCGCGAGCACTTCTTCGGCAAGTACCCGGAGCTGCGCGAACTGGTCGCCAACATGACCGACGAGGACATCTGGCGGCTCAATCGCGGCGGACACGACCCGATCAAGGTCTACAACGCCTATCTCGCCGCGACCACGGCGAACGGCAAGCCCACCGTGATCCTCGCCAAGACGGTCAAGGGCTACGGCATGGGCGTGGCCGGCGAGGGCATGAACATCACCCACTCGCAGAAGAAGATGGGCGAGGTCGCGCTCAAGGCCTTCCGCGACCGCTTCAACATCCCCATCTCCGACGACCAGATCGGCGCCGCACCCTTCTACAAACCCGCCGACGACAGCCCTGAGATGGCCTATCTGCGCGAGCGCGAGGCCGAGCGCGGCGGCCACCTGCCGGCGCGCAAGGTCGAGGCGCCGGCGCTCGAGATCCCGCCGCTGGCGCGCTTCGAGTCGCTGCTGCAGGGCAGTGGCGAGAAGGAGATGTCGACCACCATGGCCTTCGTGCGGCTGCTCAACCTGATCATCCGCGACCCCGGGATCGGCCGCTACGTCGTCCCCATCGTCCCCGACGAGGCGCGCACCTTCGGCATGGAGGGGATGTTCCGCCAGCTCGGCATCTACTCCTCGCAGGGGCAGCTCTACGAGCCGGTCGACGCCGATCAGGTGATGTTCTACCGCGAGGACAAGCAGGGGCAGATCCTCCAGGAGGGGATCAACGAGGCCGGCGCCATGTCCTCCTGGATCGCCGCGGCCACGGCCTACGCCAACCACGGCCAGAGCATGATCCCCTTCTACATCTACTACTCGATGTTCGGCTTCCAGCGCATCGGCGATCTGGCCTGGGCCGCCGGCGACATGCGCGCGCGCGGCTTCCTCATCGGCGGCACCGCCGGGCGCACCACCCTCGCCGGCGAGGGGCTGCAGCACCAGGACGGTCACAGCCCGGTGCTCGCCGCCACCCTCCCCAACTGCATCACCTACGACCCCGCCTACGCCTACGAGCTGGCGGTGATCGTGCAGGACGGCATGCGGCGGATGTACCAGGCGCAGGAGGACCGCTTCTACTACATCACCGCGATGAACGAGAACTACGTCCAGCCGCCGATGCCCGAGGGCGCCGAGACCGGCATCCTCAAGGGGCTGCATCGCGTCCATGTCGCCGAGCAGGGCGCGCACCGCGTGCAGTTGCTCGGCGCCGGCGCCATCCTCCGCGAGACCCTCGCCGCCGCCGAGCTGCTGGCGCGCGACTTCGACATCGCCGCCGACGTGTGGAGCGTGACCAGCTTCAACGAACTGCGCCGCGACGGCATCGACGCCGAGCGCTGGAACCGACTCCACCCCGAGCAGCCCCCGCGCACCAGCTATGTCGAGACCCAGCTCGCCGCCACCGAGGGACCGGTGATCGCCGCCACCGACTATATCCGCGCCTATGCCGAGCAGATCCGCCCGCACGTCCCGCGCGCCTATGTCACCCTCGGCACCGACGGCTTCGGGCGCAGCGATACCCGCAGCCAGCTGCGCCGCTTCTTCGAGGTCAATCGCCACTATGTCGTGCTGGCCGCGCTCAAGGCCCTCGCCGACGCCGGCACCCTCCCGGCGGCGCGGGTCAGCGAGGCGATCGAGCGCTATCGCATCGACCCGGAGAAGCCCAACCCGACGACGGTCTGA
- a CDS encoding biliverdin-producing heme oxygenase, translating to MSQAPRPISSPPAASLAAALRQATAAAHRTIEALPLSRRLLAPDLTLDEYHDYLDRLTRLHQVLEPHLTTIVPSALRQRLGVRPRLAALRDDLARLGAKPAASHHIAPARLCAEQRPDCGVGAFYVLEGSTLGGHLIARRLRARFGAHFTATGALDPYGTEVGAHWRAFTLALDALEHEGRVARSLVLHGAMTTFGDIERTLSLATLDMGRARAQARKG from the coding sequence ATGAGCCAAGCCCCACGACCGATATCGTCGCCTCCCGCCGCCAGTCTGGCGGCAGCCCTGCGTCAGGCCACCGCCGCCGCGCACCGCACCATTGAGGCGCTGCCGCTGTCCAGACGCCTCCTCGCCCCGGACCTGACCCTGGACGAGTACCACGACTATCTCGATCGTCTGACACGACTCCACCAGGTCCTCGAACCCCATCTCACGACGATCGTGCCGAGCGCGCTGCGACAACGCCTCGGGGTCCGTCCGCGACTCGCGGCACTGCGCGACGATCTTGCCCGCCTCGGCGCCAAACCCGCCGCCTCGCACCACATCGCACCCGCACGACTGTGTGCCGAACAACGGCCCGACTGCGGTGTCGGGGCATTCTATGTCCTCGAGGGTTCGACACTCGGCGGACACCTCATCGCTCGCCGTCTGCGCGCGCGCTTCGGCGCACACTTCACCGCCACCGGTGCACTCGACCCGTACGGCACCGAAGTCGGGGCGCACTGGCGAGCGTTCACCCTCGCGCTCGACGCACTCGAACACGAGGGTCGGGTCGCCCGCTCGCTGGTACTGCATGGCGCCATGACCACTTTCGGCGACATCGAGCGCACGCTATCCCTCGCGACCCTTGATATGGGGCGAGCACGGGCGCAGGCAAGGAAGGGATAA
- a CDS encoding GAF domain-containing protein, with the protein MSELATQGFIAECEREQLQRAQSIQPCGALLGGRPGDARIRFASANLADWLGEKPQAVLGRPLTTLLPDFPPPSESPAETDDEAWLRPSSDKRLYPDLCRGPRGALDALLSCSAETWLLEFEPALAPAERHAAYRPVPHQLYRMPYSARDWSRQCQFLVDTLRHISGFSRVMLYRFRDDDCGEVVAESLREGLEPYLGLRYPASDIPQIARRLYLLNPHRQIPDIAARPVPLLADPEGTLADLTLSELRAVSPVHLAYLHNMGVTASLSFSLVVCGRLWGLIACHHDQPVQLAPALRARCAEMARAFTLAIYGYQSTRRLLDVSESDREIAALVERLGSGGNIESVATQGEDSLAGQLLALVGASGAALVDGERCTTFGQTPPCTALIALCRWLEAGETPTVFATAALAEHYPPAREWRECGSGLLAVRVERAGAPSSRTFLWWRPEQPREVHWAGDPRKDALVRSSAGDLSPRASFARWVEITSGQAEPWGERELLRAKKFRGLILHAINADLLGAPGTG; encoded by the coding sequence ATGAGTGAGCTGGCGACACAGGGGTTCATCGCCGAGTGCGAGCGCGAGCAGCTGCAGCGTGCGCAGTCGATCCAGCCCTGCGGGGCGTTGCTGGGCGGTCGTCCCGGCGATGCGCGGATCCGTTTCGCTAGCGCCAATCTGGCGGACTGGCTCGGCGAGAAGCCGCAAGCGGTGCTCGGTCGGCCATTGACCACGCTGCTCCCCGACTTTCCGCCACCGTCCGAGTCTCCCGCCGAGACCGACGACGAGGCGTGGCTGCGCCCGAGCAGCGACAAGCGCCTCTATCCAGACCTCTGTCGCGGGCCACGGGGCGCGCTCGATGCCTTGCTCTCTTGCAGCGCCGAGACTTGGCTGCTGGAGTTCGAGCCGGCGCTCGCGCCGGCCGAGCGTCACGCGGCCTATCGCCCCGTGCCCCACCAGCTCTATCGCATGCCCTACAGTGCACGGGACTGGTCGCGGCAGTGCCAGTTTCTGGTCGATACGCTGCGCCACATCAGCGGCTTCTCGCGGGTGATGCTCTATCGTTTTCGTGATGACGACTGTGGCGAGGTCGTCGCCGAGAGTCTGCGCGAGGGGCTCGAGCCCTATCTCGGATTGCGCTACCCGGCCTCGGACATCCCGCAGATCGCTCGTCGTCTGTATCTGCTCAACCCCCATCGCCAGATTCCCGACATCGCGGCGCGACCGGTGCCGTTGCTCGCCGACCCCGAGGGGACACTCGCCGACCTGACTCTGTCCGAGCTGCGCGCCGTCTCGCCGGTCCATCTGGCCTATCTGCACAACATGGGGGTGACGGCCTCGCTCTCTTTCTCGCTGGTCGTCTGCGGGCGGCTGTGGGGGCTGATCGCCTGCCACCACGACCAGCCCGTGCAGCTGGCGCCAGCGTTGCGCGCGCGCTGCGCCGAGATGGCGCGCGCCTTCACTCTGGCCATCTACGGCTACCAGAGCACCCGTCGGTTGCTGGATGTCAGCGAGAGCGATCGCGAGATCGCCGCGCTGGTCGAGCGGCTCGGCAGTGGCGGCAACATCGAATCGGTGGCGACGCAGGGGGAGGACTCACTTGCCGGGCAGTTGCTGGCGCTCGTCGGCGCGAGCGGTGCCGCGTTGGTCGACGGCGAGCGGTGCACGACCTTCGGTCAGACACCGCCGTGCACCGCGCTCATCGCGCTGTGTCGCTGGCTGGAGGCGGGTGAGACGCCGACGGTGTTCGCCACCGCGGCGCTCGCCGAACATTATCCGCCGGCGCGGGAGTGGCGCGAGTGCGGCAGCGGATTGCTTGCGGTACGGGTCGAGCGCGCCGGTGCGCCGAGTTCGCGCACCTTCCTGTGGTGGCGTCCGGAGCAGCCGCGGGAGGTGCACTGGGCGGGGGATCCACGCAAGGACGCGCTGGTGCGCTCGAGCGCTGGCGACCTCTCGCCACGCGCCTCGTTCGCGCGTTGGGTCGAGATCACCTCCGGGCAGGCCGAGCCCTGGGGCGAGCGCGAGCTGTTGCGGGCGAAGAAGTTCCGTGGGCTGATCCTCCATGCCATCAACGCCGACTTGCTCGGAGCGCCCGGGACGGGCTAG
- the fusA gene encoding elongation factor G translates to MSDHNADDVRNIALIGHAGAGKTSLAEALLAATGAIPATTTAERGPAVCDQDPREQALGHSIDAAIVGFTIETRRVNLIDTPGLPDLLGRSLAVLPAVETAALVINAQAGIEPMTARLMKMLDGRGLCRMIIVNQIDAPDLDLGALTEQVRDAFGPACLPINLPTGGGEQVADCFFAPGEITTDFSSLTEAHEQIVDQVVELDEALMETYLEQGQTLAPEQLHDPFEAALRDTHLIPICFVSARTGAGIPELLEVIARLMPNPAEGNPPAFLKGEGERAEPVAVSPDPGRHAIAHVFKVLNDPYRGRLGIFRIHQGRITPTSALFVGDARKPFKVTHLYRLQGRELIEVEDGVPGDILAVSRVDEVHLDAVLHDSHDEDHFHLARTDYPIPLHGLAITPSRRGDEQKLTEALHKLQDEDPCFKVDHHAATNETVIRGLGAFHLKLLIERLADQFHVEVDTRPPRIPYRETITTPAEGHYRHKKQTGGAGQFGEVYLRIEPTPRGTGFRFVDAVVGGAIPGNFIPSIEKGVRQVLDEGVIAGYPLQDIQVTVYDGKSHSVDSKEIAFVTAARKAFVAAVEQARPAILEPIVHIRISAQEQAMGDLAGDLAGRRGRISGSETRSQGRVVIEGEVPLAELEGYESRLKAITGGEGVYSIEFSHYEPVGAAIQRQLVEAHHQEDRT, encoded by the coding sequence ATGTCCGACCACAATGCTGATGACGTCCGCAATATCGCCCTGATCGGTCATGCCGGTGCCGGCAAGACCTCGCTGGCCGAGGCACTGCTTGCAGCGACCGGTGCCATCCCCGCCACCACGACCGCCGAGCGCGGACCCGCGGTCTGCGACCAGGACCCACGCGAACAGGCGCTCGGACACTCGATCGATGCGGCCATCGTCGGGTTCACCATCGAGACGCGCCGGGTCAACCTGATCGACACCCCAGGGCTGCCCGACCTGCTCGGTCGCAGCCTGGCGGTACTGCCCGCGGTCGAGACCGCCGCCCTGGTGATCAACGCCCAGGCCGGGATCGAGCCGATGACCGCACGCCTGATGAAGATGCTCGACGGTCGTGGGCTCTGCCGGATGATCATCGTCAACCAGATCGACGCACCCGATCTCGATCTCGGCGCACTGACCGAACAAGTCCGCGACGCCTTCGGTCCCGCCTGTCTGCCGATCAACCTGCCGACCGGAGGCGGTGAACAGGTCGCCGACTGCTTCTTCGCACCCGGGGAGATCACCACCGACTTCTCCTCGCTGACCGAAGCCCACGAGCAGATCGTCGACCAGGTGGTCGAACTCGACGAGGCGCTGATGGAGACCTATCTCGAACAGGGTCAGACCCTCGCGCCCGAGCAGCTCCACGACCCCTTTGAAGCGGCACTGCGCGACACCCACCTGATCCCGATCTGCTTCGTCTCGGCACGTACCGGAGCGGGCATCCCCGAGCTGCTCGAGGTGATCGCCCGACTGATGCCCAACCCCGCCGAGGGCAACCCGCCGGCCTTCCTCAAGGGCGAGGGCGAGCGCGCCGAGCCGGTCGCCGTCAGCCCCGACCCCGGGCGTCACGCCATCGCCCATGTGTTCAAGGTGCTCAACGACCCCTACCGCGGTCGCCTCGGCATCTTCCGCATCCACCAGGGACGCATCACCCCGACCAGCGCGTTGTTCGTCGGTGACGCACGCAAGCCGTTCAAGGTCACCCATCTCTACCGGCTACAGGGCAGAGAGTTGATCGAGGTCGAGGACGGGGTGCCCGGTGACATCCTCGCCGTCTCCCGGGTCGACGAGGTCCATCTCGACGCCGTGCTGCACGACTCGCACGACGAGGATCACTTCCACCTCGCCCGTACCGACTACCCGATCCCGCTCCACGGGCTGGCGATCACCCCGAGTCGTCGCGGCGACGAGCAGAAGCTCACCGAGGCGCTGCATAAGCTCCAGGACGAGGACCCCTGCTTCAAGGTCGATCACCATGCCGCGACCAACGAGACGGTGATCCGCGGACTCGGCGCTTTCCACCTCAAGCTGCTGATCGAGCGCCTCGCCGACCAGTTCCACGTCGAGGTCGATACCCGACCACCGCGCATCCCCTATCGCGAGACCATCACCACCCCCGCCGAGGGACACTATCGGCACAAGAAGCAGACCGGTGGTGCCGGTCAGTTCGGCGAGGTCTACCTGCGCATCGAGCCGACCCCGCGCGGCACGGGGTTCCGCTTCGTCGACGCGGTGGTGGGCGGCGCCATCCCCGGCAACTTCATCCCCTCGATCGAGAAGGGGGTACGCCAGGTCCTCGACGAAGGGGTGATCGCCGGCTATCCGCTGCAGGACATCCAGGTCACCGTCTATGACGGCAAGTCGCACAGCGTCGACTCCAAGGAGATCGCCTTCGTCACCGCCGCGCGCAAGGCCTTCGTCGCCGCCGTCGAGCAGGCCCGTCCGGCGATCCTCGAACCCATCGTGCACATCCGCATCAGCGCCCAGGAGCAAGCGATGGGCGATCTCGCCGGCGATCTCGCGGGACGACGCGGTCGCATCAGCGGCAGCGAGACCAGGTCCCAGGGACGGGTGGTGATCGAGGGCGAGGTCCCGCTGGCCGAACTCGAGGGCTATGAGTCACGGCTCAAGGCGATCACCGGTGGCGAGGGGGTCTACAGCATCGAGTTCAGCCACTACGAGCCGGTCGGTGCGGCGATCCAGCGACAGCTGGTCGAGGCACACCATCAGGAAGATCGAACCTAG
- a CDS encoding YbhB/YbcL family Raf kinase inhibitor-like protein — translation MELVLKSAAFIDGSEIPARLTCHGEDRSPPLCWSGLPEGTQSLVLIVDDPDAPDPAAPRMVWDHWVLFNLPPTCCELLEGVDPTVGLPAGVGQGLNSWGRTGYGGPCPPVGRHRYFHRLYALDTRLPEELGTPTKDRLLLAMEEHILARAVLVGVYGEE, via the coding sequence ATGGAACTCGTTCTCAAATCCGCCGCCTTCATCGATGGCAGCGAGATCCCGGCGCGTTTGACGTGTCATGGCGAGGACCGATCTCCGCCACTGTGCTGGTCCGGTCTACCCGAGGGGACACAGAGCCTGGTGCTGATCGTCGACGACCCGGACGCGCCCGATCCGGCGGCGCCAAGGATGGTATGGGACCACTGGGTGCTTTTCAATCTGCCGCCGACGTGCTGCGAGCTGCTTGAGGGGGTGGATCCGACGGTCGGCCTCCCGGCGGGGGTTGGACAGGGGCTCAACAGCTGGGGACGGACCGGTTACGGCGGGCCCTGTCCACCGGTCGGTCGTCATCGTTACTTCCATCGCCTCTATGCCCTCGATACCCGTCTGCCCGAGGAGTTGGGGACGCCGACCAAGGATCGGCTGCTGCTGGCGATGGAAGAGCACATCCTCGCCCGTGCGGTATTGGTCGGGGTCTACGGCGAGGAGTGA
- the ccmI gene encoding c-type cytochrome biogenesis protein CcmI, which yields MIIFWILVAGLIGLAFLFVVMPLLRPTPEQHEPAQDALNLEVFGQRLQELDADLESGYLDRARYDAARHDLERDLLHDVDGSQPVDAHGASRLGRWTLALLLALALPGTATLLYLQLGEPTVIERMELAARGLPAEDQGTDQSMEVLVQRLAKRLEDNPDDVEGWLMMGRTYFALKRPEDGLEAVASAYRLAPERLDVMLAYAEAIAANRPDRSLEGKPAELVRAALELDSQNVNARWLAGLMAFQHGQFQAAAVAWQKILDEFEPGSQEAAELQEMVDEARRRAGIAAAKAATEEPIAVPVEGSSDESTEAVGAERIEVSVSLNPALAAEVAPEDTVFVFARATSGPAMPLAAQRLQAGSLPATLALDDSMAMAPGMQLSAYAEIQITARVSRSGEAAPQPGDLEGQSETIDTRETTVTAVIIDRTLP from the coding sequence ATGATCATCTTCTGGATACTCGTCGCCGGGCTGATCGGCCTGGCCTTCCTCTTCGTCGTCATGCCGCTGCTGCGTCCAACCCCGGAGCAACACGAGCCCGCCCAGGACGCGCTCAACCTCGAAGTCTTCGGCCAGCGGTTGCAGGAACTCGACGCCGACCTCGAGTCCGGCTATCTCGACCGTGCCCGCTACGATGCCGCGCGTCACGACCTCGAGCGTGACCTGCTCCACGACGTCGACGGCAGTCAGCCGGTCGACGCGCACGGCGCCTCGCGGCTCGGACGCTGGACACTGGCACTGCTGCTTGCGCTGGCGCTCCCCGGCACCGCCACCCTGCTCTATCTGCAGCTTGGCGAACCGACGGTGATCGAGCGCATGGAACTGGCCGCGCGCGGTCTGCCCGCCGAGGACCAGGGCACCGATCAGTCGATGGAGGTGCTGGTACAGCGCCTGGCCAAGCGCCTTGAGGACAACCCCGACGACGTCGAGGGCTGGCTGATGATGGGGCGGACCTACTTCGCCCTGAAGCGCCCGGAGGACGGACTCGAGGCGGTGGCCAGCGCCTACCGGCTCGCCCCCGAGCGGCTCGACGTAATGCTCGCCTATGCCGAGGCGATCGCTGCCAACCGCCCCGATCGCAGCCTCGAGGGCAAGCCCGCCGAGCTGGTGCGCGCGGCGCTCGAACTCGACTCGCAGAACGTCAACGCCCGCTGGCTGGCCGGATTGATGGCCTTCCAGCACGGCCAGTTCCAGGCCGCTGCGGTCGCCTGGCAGAAGATCCTCGACGAGTTCGAGCCCGGCAGCCAGGAGGCCGCCGAGCTGCAGGAGATGGTCGACGAGGCACGCCGCCGTGCCGGCATCGCCGCAGCCAAGGCCGCGACCGAGGAGCCGATCGCTGTCCCGGTCGAGGGGTCGAGCGATGAGTCAACGGAGGCCGTCGGCGCCGAACGCATCGAGGTGAGCGTGAGCCTGAACCCGGCGCTAGCCGCCGAGGTCGCCCCCGAGGACACGGTGTTCGTGTTCGCCCGCGCCACCTCCGGCCCGGCGATGCCGCTGGCCGCCCAACGGTTGCAGGCCGGATCGCTGCCGGCCACGCTCGCCCTCGACGACAGCATGGCGATGGCCCCGGGAATGCAGCTCTCGGCCTATGCCGAGATCCAGATCACCGCGCGGGTCTCGCGCAGCGGCGAGGCGGCACCGCAGCCAGGTGATCTCGAGGGTCAGAGCGAAACGATCGACACCCGCGAGACCACTGTCACCGCTGTGATCATCGACCGCACTCTCCCCTGA